The following are encoded together in the Leptospira langatensis genome:
- a CDS encoding type II toxin-antitoxin system RelE family toxin, which translates to MPEYSVLLSKTVTKQLDKLPDPIAGNLIEVIETLAKNPRPHGVKKLKGREGYRIRKGDYRIIYEIRDRLLIIEVIAIGHRRDIYD; encoded by the coding sequence ATGCCTGAGTATTCTGTTCTTCTTTCAAAAACTGTAACCAAGCAACTTGACAAACTTCCAGATCCCATAGCCGGTAATTTGATCGAAGTGATCGAAACTCTTGCGAAGAATCCAAGACCACACGGAGTAAAGAAGTTAAAAGGTAGAGAAGGTTACCGTATTAGAAAAGGTGATTACAGGATTATCTATGAAATCCGTGATCGTCTCCTTATCATCGAAGTTATCGCTATTGGGCATAGAAGAGATATCTACGATTAA
- a CDS encoding DUF1016 N-terminal domain-containing protein has product MKKIDLNKVLESVLKVYAGLQVEKALNSNNLILEANREIGRILANAEKKVTEEERKSGRWMRTISEELKGKLNKGFSERSLFYAQKFYKCYGDVKLSSKLSWSHYRLLSSIENIELREKIEKDAIENAWSRDVLCERIREVSESRKSPTIQWRRPEGVLHHFKIVKKNETLLLDLGFYFYQELSNTSKYKEGDILKLKQKGKITSYERVESITPSYLYCYPGIVERVIDGDTLLLQIDLGLKLITRQRVRLHNVWASELDTEDGKKQFRSLEKRLPSGSVIVVKTRSKDIYGRYVGDVLYLPKRDSDPETVLREGKYLNQELGQLIEAE; this is encoded by the coding sequence ATGAAGAAAATCGATTTGAATAAGGTGTTGGAATCTGTCCTTAAGGTTTATGCAGGTTTGCAGGTAGAAAAGGCCTTGAACTCTAATAATCTAATATTAGAAGCGAATCGAGAAATTGGAAGGATTCTTGCCAACGCAGAAAAGAAGGTAACGGAAGAGGAGCGTAAGAGTGGCCGTTGGATGAGAACGATTTCTGAAGAACTGAAGGGGAAGTTAAATAAAGGATTTTCGGAGAGATCATTATTCTACGCTCAGAAGTTTTACAAGTGCTATGGTGATGTAAAACTTAGTTCTAAGTTAAGCTGGAGTCATTATAGGCTGCTCTCTTCGATAGAGAATATTGAATTAAGAGAAAAAATAGAGAAAGATGCTATCGAGAACGCCTGGAGTAGAGATGTTCTTTGTGAAAGAATTCGTGAAGTGTCAGAGTCTCGGAAGTCTCCAACAATACAATGGCGGCGCCCGGAAGGGGTCTTGCATCATTTCAAGATAGTAAAGAAGAATGAAACCCTCCTTTTAGATCTTGGATTCTATTTTTACCAAGAGCTTTCCAATACAAGCAAGTATAAGGAAGGAGATATTCTGAAATTAAAGCAGAAGGGCAAAATCACCTCATACGAAAGGGTAGAGAGTATTACACCCTCTTATCTCTATTGCTATCCTGGTATAGTCGAACGAGTTATAGACGGGGATACGCTTCTTTTACAGATCGACTTAGGATTGAAGCTAATAACTAGACAGCGAGTAAGATTGCATAATGTATGGGCCTCTGAGCTAGATACAGAAGATGGTAAGAAGCAATTTCGTTCTTTGGAGAAACGACTTCCCAGTGGGAGTGTAATAGTGGTTAAGACCCGATCTAAAGACATCTATGGAAGATATGTAGGTGATGTACTCTATTTACCGAAGAGAGATTCAGATCCCGAAACAGTTTTACGGGAAGGGAAGTATTTAAACCAAGAGCTTGGTCAATTAATTGAAGCGGAATAA
- a CDS encoding integrase core domain-containing protein, which yields MDFLFDFWFWTCLIQNLFLFLANKFPPAVAVGSIKDLIRALKSFFGKKSHGREKTLFWMIYPIALNLKRENPLWGATRIHAEILLLGFKVSLSTIKRILDRIRNLPDPLKGVSSWFQMVEHIGEYALAMDFCRINTLTGNTLFALNFIHIQSRKIVHCNITTNPSRKWVLQQIQEAKASIPNCFFLIQDNDVLFSGKLIASGLQDLGIIPLHTPLASPWYNCYIERWNGSLRRECLDHIPIFSINHAHSVVSEYINYYNFWRPHLSLNKDSPAGRSISFPSASSKINKRKVLGGLHHIYSWKNVA from the coding sequence ATGGATTTTCTCTTCGATTTCTGGTTCTGGACCTGCCTTATTCAAAATCTTTTTCTATTCTTGGCAAATAAATTCCCGCCGGCAGTCGCTGTGGGTTCCATAAAAGATCTCATTCGTGCCTTAAAGAGCTTCTTCGGAAAGAAATCACACGGCAGAGAGAAAACTCTCTTCTGGATGATCTATCCAATTGCTCTCAATTTGAAACGAGAGAATCCTCTCTGGGGAGCGACAAGAATTCATGCCGAGATTCTATTGTTAGGCTTTAAAGTCTCGCTATCTACTATTAAAAGAATTCTGGATCGTATTCGAAATCTACCGGATCCACTGAAAGGAGTCTCTTCTTGGTTCCAAATGGTCGAGCATATCGGTGAATATGCTCTTGCAATGGACTTTTGTAGAATCAATACATTAACTGGAAATACTTTATTCGCTCTGAACTTCATTCACATACAATCCAGAAAGATCGTTCATTGTAATATCACTACAAACCCTTCTAGAAAATGGGTCTTACAACAAATACAGGAAGCCAAGGCTTCCATTCCTAACTGCTTCTTTCTCATACAAGACAATGATGTTTTATTTTCTGGAAAATTAATCGCAAGCGGCTTGCAAGATTTAGGGATCATTCCTCTCCACACTCCCCTCGCTTCTCCTTGGTATAACTGCTATATTGAAAGATGGAACGGATCTCTTCGGAGGGAATGTTTAGATCATATCCCAATATTTTCCATAAATCATGCACACTCGGTTGTTTCCGAATACATCAATTACTACAACTTTTGGAGACCTCATCTCTCCTTGAACAAAGACTCACCTGCCGGAAGATCGATTTCTTTTCCTTCTGCCTCCTCCAAGATTAACAAACGCAAGGTTCTTGGTGGGTTACATCATATCTACTCTTGGAAAAACGTCGCTTAA
- a CDS encoding metallophosphoesterase — MAEKEDLKIALVGDIHGFWNSSDTRYFSESDYDALIFTGDLGRIPARSSLPVARRISKVQKLGFLIPGNNDGPSILARLFEMFGGSSYENRVSLFLLERRMRFLEKYLAPIRTLGYSIQEEIPGVSLLGARPLAMGSGLSFFPYIQKRFGISTLQGSERLLLSLSEKIDLGVRDLIVVAHNGPSGLGVRAKDIWGCDFRKEAGDFGDEDLGNFVSVSSSLNRKPKVVIAGHMHHSSRSGKIHSRIWKVRKDGILFVNAARVPRIFQDQNGNTWHHHVELTRKNGNWEAEARFLRNGMEGIFPLPDFLEREKRNILEI; from the coding sequence TTGGCCGAGAAAGAAGATCTGAAGATCGCATTAGTTGGGGACATTCATGGCTTCTGGAATTCTTCCGATACTCGATATTTTTCCGAAAGCGATTATGATGCCCTGATCTTCACCGGGGACTTGGGGCGGATCCCTGCGCGGAGCTCTCTCCCTGTTGCCAGAAGGATCTCGAAGGTCCAAAAGCTAGGCTTTCTTATCCCTGGCAATAACGATGGCCCTTCTATTTTAGCTAGACTCTTTGAAATGTTCGGTGGGAGTTCCTACGAAAACAGAGTTAGCCTTTTTCTTTTGGAGCGAAGGATGAGATTTCTCGAGAAATACCTGGCTCCGATCCGGACCCTGGGCTATTCCATCCAAGAAGAAATTCCTGGGGTCAGTCTTTTGGGTGCAAGACCTCTCGCCATGGGATCCGGTTTAAGTTTTTTTCCATACATCCAAAAGAGATTCGGGATCTCTACCTTGCAAGGATCGGAACGACTGCTTCTTTCTCTCTCGGAGAAGATCGATCTCGGAGTCAGGGATCTGATCGTTGTGGCGCATAACGGACCGAGTGGGTTAGGTGTCCGAGCAAAGGATATTTGGGGATGCGACTTCAGGAAAGAAGCAGGCGACTTTGGGGACGAAGACCTGGGCAATTTCGTTTCGGTATCTTCTTCTTTAAATAGAAAGCCTAAGGTCGTGATCGCAGGCCATATGCACCATTCTTCTCGTAGTGGAAAGATACATTCCAGGATCTGGAAGGTAAGAAAGGATGGGATCTTATTCGTGAATGCAGCCAGGGTTCCCCGGATCTTTCAGGACCAAAACGGGAATACTTGGCATCATCATGTGGAACTGACTAGAAAGAATGGAAATTGGGAGGCCGAGGCCAGGTTCTTGAGAAACGGAATGGAAGGGATTTTCCCTCTCCCTGATTTCTTGGAGAGGGAAAAGAGGAATATCCTGGAGATCTAG
- a CDS encoding tetratricopeptide repeat protein has product MNEPIEKAQAGKEEEDSNFAQIKSLAKEAYRFLDSRQWDKAESKLKELLAKEPANTYGLVGMGDLHFKRKEFRQALEFYNRCIKEDSSNKFSLMGLMNCYREMNLLNRVIEVAEEYRHITITDASILSRVADAHRKLKNFKESEVYYMQALQINPKDQYVIVGLGHLFFACQRYKDAISWWEKLLVIQPDNIKILTEIGNSYRKIKDFDEAIRYYRRAADLDPRNFFALYGLAESYRGKKDFRKANEFWERILEFDPDNKLIINRYADSLRGMGEFDKALECFNRILSEGEDYFALLGKASSLKMKGARDKAEEIYLDLHKKFPMDPRPVVELSELYSDMGKRDDAVKLLNDFHRKQPLNEEVKQKLDSFTE; this is encoded by the coding sequence ATGAACGAACCCATCGAAAAAGCCCAAGCCGGAAAGGAAGAAGAAGATTCGAATTTTGCTCAGATCAAGAGCTTAGCAAAAGAAGCCTACCGTTTTCTAGATAGCAGACAGTGGGACAAGGCCGAGTCCAAACTAAAGGAACTGCTCGCGAAGGAGCCCGCCAATACCTACGGCTTAGTCGGAATGGGCGATCTGCATTTCAAACGCAAAGAGTTCCGACAGGCACTGGAATTTTATAATCGCTGTATCAAGGAAGACTCTTCCAATAAATTCTCACTCATGGGTCTCATGAATTGCTATAGAGAGATGAACTTATTGAATCGGGTCATCGAAGTAGCGGAAGAATATAGACATATCACCATTACCGACGCCTCTATTTTAAGTAGAGTTGCAGACGCTCATCGAAAACTCAAAAACTTCAAAGAGTCCGAAGTGTATTACATGCAGGCCTTACAGATCAATCCAAAAGACCAGTATGTGATCGTCGGTCTAGGACATTTATTCTTTGCCTGCCAAAGATACAAGGATGCGATCAGCTGGTGGGAAAAACTTTTAGTCATCCAACCGGATAATATCAAGATCCTTACGGAGATCGGGAACAGTTATCGTAAGATCAAGGACTTCGATGAGGCAATCCGTTATTATAGAAGAGCCGCAGATCTAGATCCAAGGAACTTCTTCGCCCTGTACGGTCTTGCAGAATCGTATCGAGGCAAGAAAGATTTCCGTAAGGCAAACGAGTTCTGGGAAAGGATCCTGGAATTCGATCCTGACAATAAACTCATCATCAATCGTTATGCGGATAGCTTGCGAGGAATGGGAGAATTCGATAAGGCCCTGGAATGCTTCAACCGTATTCTTTCGGAAGGAGAAGATTACTTCGCTCTACTCGGAAAGGCCTCTTCATTGAAGATGAAGGGAGCGAGAGACAAAGCCGAAGAGATCTATTTGGACCTTCACAAGAAATTCCCGATGGATCCTCGTCCAGTCGTGGAACTATCGGAATTGTATTCCGATATGGGGAAACGAGACGATGCAGTAAAATTGTTAAACGACTTCCACAGAAAGCAACCTCTGAACGAAGAAGTGAAGCAAAAACTGGATTCCTTTACGGAATAG